The following proteins are encoded in a genomic region of Thiomicrospira sp. R3:
- a CDS encoding DUF1778 domain-containing protein: MATTLPRITARVDIDTQNLLTKAAALAGMSSINSFVLNAAIEKAKQIIEHEQTLKLSQADAILLMEALDKPAALNTKLKMVAEGYERKTQ; this comes from the coding sequence ATGGCCACCACTTTACCTCGCATCACCGCTAGAGTAGATATCGACACACAAAACTTATTAACGAAAGCCGCCGCTCTGGCGGGTATGTCTAGTATTAACTCATTTGTATTGAATGCGGCAATCGAAAAAGCAAAACAGATTATTGAGCATGAGCAAACCCTAAAATTAAGCCAAGCCGATGCCATATTACTTATGGAAGCACTGGATAAACCCGCAGCCCTCAATACAAAACTTAAAATGGTTGCAGAAGGTTATGAGCGCAAAACTCAATGA